Proteins from one Candidatus Zixiibacteriota bacterium genomic window:
- a CDS encoding DMT family transporter: MDENRIGDLYALSCAIVCGLGNIPAKVAVEGLTPEIFNIYYFSFACILSAFFLLEKKTRREVLNVSPRILGLIFVLAILFALALYLFITSLKLIEPATVSFLSRFEVILTVILAFFLLKEKLTAVELIGGLIALGGIFILKYHTNLAISKAATLMVLSSLLFAVAEVIIKKNIKRLGTIKFLFYRNIFMVFIMYVILLIRGQNLYLPPAKTLWLILIAALLLPVLGRATYMEALKRINISRAALISQSTPLFTALFAFAILRSLPVPIEWLGGGLIILGVVVVQLSRKKILTENRIERQS; the protein is encoded by the coding sequence ATGGACGAAAACCGGATCGGTGATCTCTATGCCCTTTCCTGCGCCATTGTCTGCGGGCTGGGAAATATCCCGGCTAAAGTGGCCGTCGAGGGATTAACCCCGGAGATTTTTAATATCTATTATTTTTCTTTTGCCTGTATCCTGTCAGCCTTTTTCCTTTTGGAAAAAAAGACTCGGCGGGAAGTTTTGAATGTATCACCCCGGATACTGGGCCTTATTTTCGTTCTGGCCATACTTTTCGCCCTGGCTCTCTACCTGTTTATCACCTCGCTGAAACTGATTGAACCGGCCACGGTTTCTTTTCTTTCCCGGTTCGAGGTCATATTAACCGTAATCCTGGCCTTTTTTCTTTTGAAAGAAAAACTAACGGCCGTGGAATTAATCGGAGGGTTGATTGCCCTGGGTGGTATTTTTATACTCAAATATCACACCAACCTGGCCATTTCAAAAGCCGCCACCCTGATGGTCCTTTCCTCGCTTTTATTTGCCGTGGCAGAAGTCATTATCAAGAAGAATATCAAAAGGCTGGGGACTATTAAATTCCTTTTCTATCGAAATATCTTCATGGTATTTATCATGTATGTCATCCTGCTTATCCGAGGTCAAAACTTGTATCTTCCGCCGGCCAAAACCCTCTGGCTTATATTAATCGCGGCCCTGCTTCTCCCTGTCCTGGGGCGAGCCACCTACATGGAGGCTCTGAAACGAATTAATATCTCCCGGGCCGCCCTGATCAGCCAGTCTACCCCGCTTTTTACCGCTCTTTTTGCCTTTGCCATCCTGCGGAGTCTCCCCGTCCCAATCGAATGGCTTGGAGGGGGATTGATTATTCTGGGAGTTGTGGTTGTTCAGTTATCGCGGAAAAAGATATTAACCGAAAATCGAATTGAAAGACAATCGTAG
- a CDS encoding glutamine--tRNA ligase/YqeY domain fusion protein encodes MENNATAPNSNFITDIIDDDLKQGKNDHRVHTRFPPEPNGYLHIGHAKSICLNYGIARRYDGRFNLRFDDTNPSKEETEYVESIIEDVRWLGADWDDRLFYASDYFGTLYEYAVRLIKKGLAYVDDSSADEIRRRRGTLTEPGEESPYRNRSIEENLDLFERMKAGEFPDGSRVLRAKIDMSSGNLNMRDPVMYRILHAPHHRTGDKWCIYPMYDWAHGQSDSIEGITHSICTLEFEDHRPLYNWFVEHLEIHSPRQIEFARLNLTYTVMSKRKLLQLVREKHVGGWDDPRMPTVCGLRRRGYTSESIRNFAERIGVAKKDSTVDIALLEHCLREDLNKRAVRVMAVLDPIKVVIENYPEGKVEELEAVNNPEDETAGTRMVPFSREVYIERDDFRENPPKKYFRLAPGAEVRLKHAYFIICNKVIKDSKTGEIVELRCTYDPATRGGDAPDGRRVKGTLHWVSVSHAIPAQVRLYDKLFFKENPEEDDDFKVNLNRDSLQILNNCKLEPGLAKATPGDYFQFMRQGYFVVDSRDSRPEALIFNRSVGLRDSWAKIEQK; translated from the coding sequence ATGGAAAACAATGCGACTGCTCCGAATTCGAATTTCATCACCGACATAATCGATGATGATCTCAAACAGGGCAAAAACGATCACCGCGTTCATACCCGTTTTCCGCCGGAACCGAACGGCTATCTCCATATCGGACACGCCAAGTCGATCTGTCTCAACTACGGCATCGCCCGGCGTTACGATGGCCGGTTCAACCTTCGTTTCGATGATACCAATCCCAGCAAGGAAGAAACCGAGTATGTCGAATCGATTATCGAGGATGTCCGCTGGCTCGGGGCCGATTGGGATGACCGTCTTTTCTATGCTTCGGATTATTTCGGAACCCTGTATGAATATGCTGTCAGATTGATTAAAAAGGGTTTGGCCTATGTCGATGATTCCTCGGCCGATGAAATTCGCCGGCGCCGCGGGACTCTGACCGAACCGGGCGAAGAAAGCCCCTACCGCAATCGTTCTATCGAGGAAAACCTGGATCTTTTCGAACGCATGAAAGCCGGTGAATTCCCCGACGGTTCGCGCGTTTTACGAGCCAAAATAGACATGTCGTCGGGCAATCTCAACATGCGCGATCCGGTTATGTACCGCATTCTTCATGCACCGCATCATCGCACCGGTGACAAATGGTGCATTTACCCGATGTACGACTGGGCCCATGGCCAGTCCGATTCGATCGAAGGTATCACCCATTCCATATGTACCCTGGAATTCGAGGATCACCGGCCGCTATACAACTGGTTTGTCGAACATCTTGAAATTCACTCCCCGCGGCAGATCGAATTTGCCCGGCTTAACCTGACTTATACGGTCATGAGTAAACGCAAGCTCCTCCAGCTGGTCCGGGAAAAACATGTCGGCGGCTGGGACGATCCCCGGATGCCGACCGTCTGTGGTCTGAGACGGCGCGGCTATACTTCGGAGTCGATTCGTAATTTTGCCGAACGCATCGGGGTGGCAAAGAAAGACAGTACCGTCGATATCGCTCTACTCGAACACTGCCTGAGAGAGGATCTCAACAAACGGGCCGTCCGGGTTATGGCCGTTCTCGATCCAATCAAAGTCGTTATCGAAAATTATCCTGAAGGAAAGGTCGAGGAACTGGAAGCGGTTAATAATCCCGAAGATGAAACGGCCGGGACTCGCATGGTGCCTTTCTCGCGAGAGGTTTATATCGAGCGCGATGATTTCCGCGAAAATCCGCCAAAGAAATATTTCCGCCTGGCCCCGGGTGCCGAAGTCCGCCTGAAACATGCTTATTTTATAATCTGTAACAAGGTCATTAAAGACAGTAAGACCGGCGAGATTGTCGAATTACGCTGTACATATGATCCCGCTACACGGGGTGGTGATGCGCCGGATGGGCGTCGCGTCAAAGGGACGCTACACTGGGTGTCGGTTTCTCATGCCATCCCGGCTCAGGTGCGCCTTTATGATAAATTGTTTTTTAAGGAAAACCCGGAAGAGGATGATGATTTCAAAGTCAACCTTAATCGTGATTCGCTTCAGATCCTGAATAACTGTAAGCTGGAACCGGGGCTGGCGAAAGCAACACCGGGCGATTATTTCCAGTTCATGAGACAGGGTTATTTTGTGGTTGATTCCCGGGATTCACGGCCCGAGGCCCTGATTTTCAATCGTTCGGTCGGACTGCGCGATTCCTGGGCCAAGATTGAACAAAAATAA
- a CDS encoding glutamate--tRNA ligase, with protein sequence MRIAPSPTGYLHVGTARTAIFNWLFARNMGGRFLVRIEDTDAERSRPELIQPIFDALKWLGMDWDEEPIYQSQRMERYTPYIRRLLDSDKAYRCFCSPEELRKAREKAMAEKSSPQYNQKCRHLSQEEIDRNLEDGVPYAIRIAIPEGETKYDDFISGTIVKQNSEIEDFVIARSDGSPVYNLAVVVDDHEMGITHVIRGNDHISNTFKQLHIYRGLGLEIPVFAHVPLILRPDKRKVSKRLGDKDVAEYAHEGILPEALFNFLCLLGWSPKDDREYLPREELIRIFKLEYVNKANPIFDEEKLLSLNAEYIRNTPSHRLADLVAPLLVASSQTTKYWLETRWQYLLAIVGMLKERCRRLTDFVDMSGYFFDGQFEYDASSAEKQFTMEGRKYLVSLESKFGTIRDFNKENLETALNAVAEEMNVKRGKLIHPVRLAVSGAPHGPGLFDILEAIGKDETIKRINRAITYIDNGGK encoded by the coding sequence GTGAGAATTGCCCCGTCGCCCACGGGCTATCTTCATGTGGGTACTGCGCGGACAGCCATTTTCAACTGGCTGTTTGCCCGGAATATGGGCGGTCGTTTTCTGGTACGAATCGAAGATACCGACGCTGAGAGATCTCGGCCGGAATTGATTCAGCCGATCTTTGATGCTTTGAAATGGCTCGGAATGGATTGGGACGAGGAGCCGATTTATCAATCGCAGCGAATGGAGCGATATACGCCTTATATCAGGAGATTGCTTGATTCGGATAAGGCTTATCGGTGTTTTTGTTCGCCCGAGGAACTCCGGAAAGCCCGTGAAAAGGCCATGGCCGAGAAAAGTTCACCACAGTACAATCAAAAATGCCGCCATCTTTCCCAGGAGGAAATCGACAGGAATCTGGAAGACGGTGTCCCATATGCGATCAGGATCGCCATTCCGGAAGGTGAAACGAAGTATGATGATTTTATTTCCGGGACAATTGTCAAACAGAATAGCGAAATCGAAGATTTCGTGATCGCCCGCAGTGATGGCTCGCCGGTTTATAATCTGGCGGTGGTGGTGGATGATCACGAAATGGGGATTACCCATGTCATTCGCGGCAACGATCATATAAGTAATACATTTAAACAGTTACATATCTATCGGGGCCTGGGGTTGGAAATACCGGTGTTCGCGCATGTGCCACTAATTCTTCGACCGGATAAACGAAAAGTTTCCAAGCGACTGGGTGATAAGGACGTGGCCGAATACGCCCATGAGGGTATTCTACCCGAAGCCCTGTTTAATTTTCTCTGTTTGCTGGGCTGGTCGCCCAAGGATGACCGGGAATACCTGCCCCGAGAAGAACTGATCAGAATATTCAAACTGGAATACGTTAATAAGGCGAATCCCATTTTCGACGAGGAAAAGCTACTCTCGCTGAATGCCGAATATATCCGGAATACGCCAAGCCACCGTCTGGCCGATCTGGTAGCGCCGCTTCTGGTGGCGTCGAGTCAGACCACCAAATACTGGCTGGAAACACGCTGGCAATATTTGCTGGCGATTGTCGGGATGCTCAAAGAGCGTTGTCGCCGTCTGACCGATTTCGTGGATATGAGTGGTTATTTCTTCGATGGCCAATTCGAATATGATGCCTCCTCGGCGGAGAAGCAATTCACTATGGAGGGAAGGAAATACCTGGTCAGCCTGGAATCAAAATTCGGTACGATCCGGGATTTCAATAAAGAAAATTTGGAAACCGCTCTAAACGCGGTCGCCGAGGAGATGAATGTCAAACGGGGGAAATTAATTCATCCCGTTCGTCTGGCAGTATCCGGCGCTCCCCATGGACCCGGTTTGTTCGATATACTGGAAGCTATCGGTAAGGACGAAACCATAAAAAGAATTAACAGGGCTATTACCTACATTGATAACGGGGGGAAATAG
- a CDS encoding redoxin domain-containing protein, with protein sequence MFSLFKKTIKVGSKAPDFILPSHLGGKIRLSDFRGKKNVILAFYPMDWTPVCTNQIPGYEQNLAHFEKLDTQVLVISVDSVPCHQAWQKTLGGISYPMLADNSPHGEVARKYGVLTASGYSDRVIFIVDKQGIIRFIDRPGLQVLPDNKQVLEELSRINQ encoded by the coding sequence TTGTTTTCATTATTCAAAAAAACAATAAAAGTCGGGAGTAAGGCTCCCGATTTTATTCTGCCGTCACATCTCGGCGGCAAGATCAGGCTGTCTGATTTCCGGGGAAAAAAGAATGTCATCCTGGCCTTTTACCCGATGGACTGGACCCCGGTTTGCACCAACCAGATACCCGGCTATGAACAAAATCTCGCCCATTTCGAAAAATTGGACACCCAGGTTCTGGTTATCTCGGTCGATTCGGTACCTTGCCACCAGGCCTGGCAGAAGACCCTGGGGGGAATATCGTACCCCATGCTGGCCGATAATTCACCGCACGGTGAAGTGGCCCGCAAGTACGGGGTCCTGACCGCATCGGGTTACAGTGACCGCGTCATATTCATTGTCGATAAACAGGGGATAATTCGATTTATCGATCGCCCCGGTTTGCAGGTCCTGCCCGATAATAAACAGGTACTGGAAGAATTATCCCGTATTAATCAATAA
- the lgt gene encoding prolipoprotein diacylglyceryl transferase translates to MYPELFKIGSIAIRSYGVMLAISFFLGVYYVSRIVKREKLNFEYFLTVSYIMVFTGVVGARVSYVLFHIEEFSGNWLSAVNPFHADHFGIAGLNLYGGIIGAVICSYIYLKAKKLPVLETFDIFAPTIGLGLIFTRIGCFLNGCCFGTPTGLPWGVSFPEGSIPYYIFGSAHLHPSQIYSSLYGLLLFVFLHYRLKHRHFPGQILAMLFMVEAIFRYAIEYVRYYEDAMHINILGMHPTYNHLISISLFLLGLGIYIIQYRRTVNKQTAGA, encoded by the coding sequence ATGTATCCTGAATTATTTAAAATTGGTTCTATTGCCATCCGAAGTTACGGCGTCATGCTGGCGATTTCGTTTTTCCTCGGTGTCTATTACGTTAGCCGAATTGTCAAACGGGAGAAACTCAACTTTGAATATTTCCTGACCGTTTCCTATATCATGGTTTTCACTGGGGTGGTCGGGGCCAGGGTTTCATATGTTCTCTTTCATATAGAGGAATTCAGCGGCAACTGGCTTTCTGCTGTCAATCCCTTTCATGCCGATCATTTCGGGATTGCCGGTCTCAATCTCTACGGCGGGATAATCGGGGCCGTGATTTGCTCTTATATTTACCTGAAGGCAAAAAAACTCCCGGTGCTGGAAACCTTTGATATTTTCGCGCCGACCATCGGTCTGGGTTTGATTTTTACTCGGATCGGGTGTTTCCTCAATGGATGCTGTTTCGGGACCCCGACCGGCTTGCCTTGGGGGGTCAGTTTCCCGGAGGGTTCGATTCCGTATTATATCTTTGGATCCGCTCATTTACACCCCTCGCAAATATACAGCTCACTTTATGGATTACTGCTCTTTGTCTTTCTTCACTACCGCTTGAAACATCGCCACTTTCCGGGGCAGATCCTGGCCATGCTGTTTATGGTCGAGGCGATTTTCCGTTATGCTATCGAATATGTTCGTTATTATGAAGATGCCATGCATATCAATATCCTGGGCATGCATCCCACCTACAACCACCTGATATCGATTTCACTGTTTTTGCTGGGTCTGGGTATATATATCATCCAGTACCGCAGGACGGTAAATAAACAGACCGCAGGGGCTTAA
- a CDS encoding acetate--CoA ligase family protein, with protein MQGLEYIFRPKSVAVIGASVKKGTIGREILHNLIINEFNGKVFPVNPNYDVIHSIKCYSTILDVPDAVDLAIMVIPRDNIPEVAEKCGQKGVRGMVVISAGFKEVGGKGVELERQLIDICRRYRIRMIGPNCYGVINTDPSFSLNCTFGKTSALPGRVGFVSQSGGLGEAILNHAHALGLGFSMFASIGNKADISANEILEFWKDDPRTDVILLYLENFGNPRHFTKIAREISRTKPIVAVKSGRTSQGARAASSHTGALAELDVAVDALFDQCGVLRVSSVEELFDVAAALANQPIPKGNRVAIVSNAGGPALLATDALVGLGMQVAPYTGVTAKKLKGTLSGQGTVNNPLDLVAGAGGKQFRAALEVVREDKNFDTIMPIFVPPVTINQMEVASSILEGVKGTDKAILACFMGAGMGSEGVNFLKQNGIPVYQFPEAIAKTLSLIDGHRRWLERPHGKYKSFKVNRAAVQNIINESFENNQTAIVGEKALEILSQYGIPTTRNAIATTEKEALAAAEAIGYPVVLKVNTPQILHKTDFGAVKIDLRTAREVKKAYSVLKKNVGSMKKGKSREKFSVFVQEMISGGIETVIGMTTDPAFGPLIMFGLGGIYVEILKDVSFRINPLTDNNADEMIKNLKSYRLLTGFRGSEAVDMTTLKDSLLRLSQLVSDFDVFSEIDINPFIACARKNHSKAVDARFILNPQ; from the coding sequence ATGCAGGGTTTAGAATATATTTTTCGGCCGAAATCAGTGGCCGTTATCGGAGCCTCGGTCAAAAAAGGGACTATCGGACGAGAAATTCTACACAACCTGATTATCAACGAATTTAATGGCAAGGTTTTTCCGGTCAATCCCAATTACGATGTCATCCATTCCATTAAGTGTTATTCGACGATTCTTGATGTCCCTGATGCTGTCGATTTGGCCATCATGGTCATCCCGCGAGATAATATTCCGGAAGTGGCAGAGAAATGCGGTCAGAAGGGGGTTCGAGGAATGGTGGTAATTTCCGCCGGATTTAAGGAAGTCGGCGGAAAAGGAGTGGAACTGGAAAGACAGTTGATAGATATTTGCCGCAGGTATCGAATCCGCATGATTGGCCCCAACTGCTATGGGGTTATCAATACTGACCCGTCATTCAGCCTTAACTGCACCTTTGGAAAAACCAGTGCCCTGCCGGGCCGGGTAGGTTTTGTATCGCAGTCGGGCGGCCTGGGGGAAGCTATTTTAAATCATGCCCATGCTCTGGGTCTTGGTTTTTCGATGTTTGCCTCGATCGGCAACAAGGCCGACATTTCGGCCAATGAGATATTGGAATTCTGGAAGGATGATCCCCGGACAGATGTCATTCTCCTCTACCTTGAAAACTTTGGTAATCCCCGTCATTTCACGAAAATAGCCCGGGAGATTTCCCGTACCAAACCAATTGTGGCCGTGAAATCGGGCCGGACCAGTCAGGGGGCCCGAGCCGCCTCGTCGCATACCGGCGCTCTTGCGGAACTTGATGTGGCAGTGGATGCTTTATTTGATCAATGCGGAGTTTTGAGAGTCTCTTCGGTGGAGGAGCTTTTTGATGTGGCGGCCGCCCTGGCCAATCAGCCGATACCCAAAGGAAACCGGGTGGCAATTGTTTCCAACGCCGGAGGTCCGGCTCTGCTGGCAACCGATGCTTTAGTGGGCCTGGGTATGCAGGTCGCTCCATATACGGGGGTGACCGCCAAAAAGCTAAAGGGCACCCTGTCGGGACAGGGGACGGTCAACAATCCTCTGGACTTGGTCGCCGGGGCGGGAGGAAAGCAATTTCGGGCGGCTCTTGAAGTGGTCAGGGAAGATAAAAATTTCGATACAATTATGCCGATTTTCGTTCCGCCCGTGACGATCAATCAGATGGAAGTCGCCTCATCAATTCTCGAAGGGGTAAAAGGAACCGATAAAGCCATTCTGGCATGTTTTATGGGGGCCGGGATGGGTTCCGAGGGGGTTAATTTCCTCAAGCAGAACGGAATCCCTGTTTATCAATTTCCCGAGGCGATTGCCAAAACGCTGTCACTAATTGATGGGCATCGCCGCTGGCTGGAGCGGCCCCATGGAAAATATAAAAGCTTTAAAGTCAATCGGGCGGCGGTTCAAAATATCATCAATGAATCATTCGAGAATAATCAAACGGCCATAGTCGGTGAGAAAGCCCTTGAAATACTGAGCCAATATGGTATTCCGACCACAAGGAATGCCATCGCCACCACGGAAAAAGAAGCTTTGGCGGCGGCCGAGGCAATAGGCTACCCGGTGGTTTTAAAGGTCAATACCCCCCAGATTCTACATAAAACCGATTTTGGCGCTGTGAAAATCGATTTGCGGACGGCACGCGAGGTTAAAAAAGCCTATTCGGTTTTGAAAAAAAATGTCGGCTCAATGAAAAAGGGCAAAAGCCGGGAGAAGTTTTCGGTCTTTGTCCAGGAAATGATATCGGGGGGAATCGAGACGGTCATCGGCATGACTACCGACCCGGCCTTCGGTCCCTTGATCATGTTCGGGCTGGGGGGAATTTATGTGGAAATCCTCAAGGATGTTTCTTTCAGAATCAATCCCCTGACCGACAATAATGCTGATGAAATGATAAAAAACCTGAAATCGTATCGTCTGCTGACGGGCTTTCGGGGAAGCGAGGCGGTTGATATGACAACGCTGAAGGATTCTCTTCTTCGGCTGTCGCAACTGGTTTCCGACTTCGATGTTTTTTCCGAGATAGATATCAATCCTTTTATTGCCTGTGCCCGGAAAAATCATTCCAAGGCAGTGGACGCCCGTTTTATATTGAATCCCCAGTGA
- a CDS encoding ferritin family protein, whose product MNDNVLKDKATLLKSAIKSEIDGYNFYDLLAKQITNVEARKRLENLRNDESRHRSVLTGWYKKIIGGEVGELPEKGISPLEAAFDKGNLKKFNNEIEYINLAMKAELEATRFYKEAAQKMDDAEFKKILKEFSEEENGHYEILMAEREAISGNYFWFSADGTSPMED is encoded by the coding sequence ATGAATGATAATGTATTGAAAGATAAGGCAACCCTGTTAAAGAGCGCCATAAAAAGCGAAATCGACGGATATAACTTCTATGATTTACTGGCCAAACAGATTACCAATGTCGAGGCAAGAAAACGACTCGAGAATTTACGAAATGACGAGAGCCGGCATCGGTCGGTTCTAACCGGCTGGTATAAGAAAATAATCGGTGGAGAAGTGGGGGAACTTCCGGAAAAGGGAATCAGCCCGCTTGAGGCCGCTTTCGATAAAGGCAACTTGAAGAAATTCAATAATGAAATCGAATATATCAACCTGGCCATGAAAGCGGAACTTGAGGCGACGAGGTTTTATAAGGAAGCCGCGCAGAAGATGGATGATGCCGAATTCAAGAAAATTCTTAAGGAATTTTCCGAAGAAGAAAACGGTCATTATGAAATTCTGATGGCCGAACGGGAAGCCATTTCCGGAAATTATTTCTGGTTTTCGGCCGATGGCACATCGCCTATGGAAGATTAA
- the nadA gene encoding quinolinate synthase NadA, whose amino-acid sequence MYFALPKEYRESTTEELKDSIRSARGKLGRKAIILTHHYQRPEIVESGDAVGDSYGLSKIAAERDDVDLIIFCGVHFMAEAAYILSKPHQKVYLPNPLAGCPMADMAEIEEVLEAWEVLKAFGGDTRIMPISYMNSAASLKAFVGEHGGLICTSSNADAAYKWALERREKLFFFPDRHLGYNTGIKYGLSRDDMVLWDFAKEQGGLSDEQIEKARVILWKGHCHVHTNFRSRHVTEVRGKYPDVKIVVHPECSHTVVEQADAVGSTSFIVKYVEQQPAGSVIAIGTEINLINRLAHEHPDKKIFELSGQTCPVCANMYRTTLNDLAYCLENYEDMKTITVPDEVRQKAYLALERMLEVH is encoded by the coding sequence ATGTATTTTGCCTTGCCGAAAGAATATCGTGAATCGACAACGGAGGAGCTGAAAGACAGTATCCGATCCGCCAGGGGAAAATTGGGTCGGAAGGCGATAATACTGACTCATCATTATCAGCGACCGGAAATAGTCGAGTCGGGAGATGCCGTGGGTGATTCTTACGGACTTTCCAAAATCGCGGCGGAACGTGATGATGTCGATCTGATAATTTTCTGCGGGGTTCATTTTATGGCTGAGGCGGCTTATATCCTGTCCAAACCGCATCAAAAGGTTTACCTGCCCAATCCGCTGGCCGGTTGCCCGATGGCCGATATGGCTGAGATTGAGGAGGTTCTCGAAGCCTGGGAGGTTTTGAAAGCTTTCGGCGGCGATACACGAATTATGCCGATATCCTATATGAACTCGGCGGCCTCGCTAAAGGCTTTCGTGGGGGAACATGGGGGACTCATCTGCACCAGTTCAAACGCGGATGCGGCCTATAAATGGGCTCTCGAACGGCGTGAGAAACTGTTTTTCTTTCCCGATCGCCATCTGGGCTATAACACCGGCATCAAATACGGCTTGTCTCGCGATGATATGGTCCTCTGGGATTTTGCCAAAGAGCAGGGCGGACTAAGCGACGAGCAAATTGAAAAGGCCAGAGTTATTCTCTGGAAAGGCCATTGCCATGTTCATACCAATTTCCGCTCCCGGCACGTAACCGAAGTCCGGGGAAAATATCCGGATGTCAAAATCGTGGTGCATCCGGAATGCTCTCATACCGTGGTGGAGCAGGCCGATGCGGTCGGTTCGACCAGCTTCATTGTTAAATATGTGGAACAGCAACCGGCCGGTTCGGTGATTGCCATCGGGACCGAGATCAACCTGATCAACCGGCTGGCCCATGAACATCCCGATAAAAAGATTTTCGAGCTTTCCGGTCAAACCTGCCCGGTTTGCGCCAACATGTACAGAACAACTTTAAACGACCTGGCTTATTGTCTTGAAAACTATGAAGATATGAAGACAATAACCGTGCCGGATGAAGTCCGACAGAAAGCTTATCTGGCTCTTGAGCGGATGCTTGAGGTGCACTGA
- a CDS encoding DUF3566 domain-containing protein, which yields MRYELKKVGYWSVIKVMFILNLIVGFIGGLFFAIFMGFILAVSEQFGGAVSPYFSQDFQTLSFGAMILIYPILFSLMGAFGYTLMALIVTFLYNMLARFLGGLEFDLTHIAPKEPIYQQPPTYPPQQPTYQQPPEQSLYSPPPPPPPVQPLPSEMTPRPEDEKPKDDNP from the coding sequence ATGCGATATGAATTAAAAAAAGTCGGTTACTGGTCGGTTATCAAGGTAATGTTTATTCTCAATCTTATCGTGGGGTTTATCGGCGGCCTGTTTTTTGCCATTTTTATGGGCTTTATATTGGCAGTTTCAGAGCAGTTTGGCGGTGCAGTCTCACCCTACTTTTCTCAGGATTTTCAAACCCTCAGTTTCGGGGCGATGATACTTATCTATCCGATTCTATTCTCCCTTATGGGGGCCTTTGGCTATACTCTGATGGCCCTGATAGTCACATTCCTGTACAATATGCTGGCCCGATTCCTTGGCGGATTGGAGTTCGATCTGACTCATATTGCCCCTAAAGAGCCGATATATCAACAACCACCAACATATCCACCTCAGCAACCGACCTATCAACAACCTCCTGAGCAATCGCTGTATTCGCCACCTCCACCACCGCCTCCGGTACAACCCCTGCCCTCGGAAATGACACCCCGGCCCGAGGATGAGAAACCGAAAGATGATAATCCATAA